The following proteins are co-located in the Toxotes jaculatrix isolate fToxJac2 chromosome 9, fToxJac2.pri, whole genome shotgun sequence genome:
- the tekt1 gene encoding tektin-1: MSELDHTPQQNAGPSLVNMEVMRNQSELFRGECMRLILETNKACKRMQEDVNKRLDQRDKDIQFLKKELELKLEEIIVEIDVLIALQSRVVKALEACKEPLRVTVLCLEERRKRVPSERLHDEVDRELLKERDVIEGAASLLQRVVEQITEQIRLNRSAKYHLEQDLKEKSEAQCIDNSCALMTAHSIKNQQKSKNTVLSSLPVTPKHWECTSEINIGKAEQQKANSLSLRALVESVLEQTATDMQKQIQATASAFQLNVQEIKSAKSQMEDQLSKILPEFASQQRIREDLQVAITENEHFLSLAKAKFDLRCQRPAKEQCYDPVQSQLLVEVQQLTAHINKLREAVAQSEEQQRALVRCQLELQENIECKASSLYIDEVICAQHREPIIIHNF; encoded by the exons ATGTCTGAGCTGGATCACACCCCCCAGCAAAATGCTGGACCTAGCCTTGTGAATATGGAGGTTATGCGGAACCAGTCAGAGCTCTTCAGAGGAGAATGCATGAGGCTCATCCTAGAAACCAATAAAGCATGTAAACGCATGCAAGAGGATGTCAACAAGCGACTAG ATCAGCGGGACAAAGACATTCAGTTCCTGAagaaggagctggagctgaagtTGGAGGAGATAATTGTAGAAATTGATGTCCTCATAGCGTTGCAGAGCAGAGTGGTGAAGGCCCTGGAGGCCTGCAAAGAGCCTCTGAGAGTCACTGTTCTCTGTCTGGAGGAGAG AAGGAAACGTGTTCCTTCTGAGAGGCTGCATGATGAGGTCGACAGAGAGCTGCTGAAGGAGAGGGACGTTATTGAGGGGGCGGCTTCCCTTCTGCAGCGTGTAGTAGAGCAGATCACGGAGCAGATACG ACTGAACCGATCTGCCAAGTACCATTTAGAGCAGGATCTGAAGGAAAAATCTGAGGCTCAGTGCATCGACAACTCCTGCGCCTTAATGACTGCCCACTCCATCAAAAACCAGCAGAAGTCCAAAAACACAGTGTTGTCGAG CCTGCCAGTGACACCAAAGCACTGGGAGTGCACCTCAGAAATCAACATAGGCAAAGCCGAGCAGCAGAAGGCCAACTCTCTGTCCCTACGGGCTCTAGTGGAGTCTGTTCTGGAGCAGACGGCCACTGACATGCAGAAGCAGATCCAGGCCACAGCATCAGCCTTTCAGCTGAACGTGCAGGAAATCAAGTCTGCTAAGAGCCAAATGGAGGATCAACTGAGCAAG ATTCTGCCTGAGTTTGCCAGCCAGCAGAGGATTAGAGAAGATCTCCAAGTGGCcatcacagaaaatgaacatttcctGAGTCTGGCCAAGGCCAAGTTTGATTTGCGTTGCCAGAGGCCTGCCAAAGAGCAATGCTATGATCCAGTACAGTCCCAGCTCCTGGTCGAGGTCCAGCAGCTCACAGCTCACATCAACAA GCTGCGTGAGGCAGTGGCCCAGtcagaagagcagcagagggctCTTGTTCGCTGccagctggagctgcaggaaaACATTGAGTGTAAGGCCAGCTCTCTCTACATTGATGAGGTCATCTGCGCACAGCACAGGGAGCCCATTATCATACATAACTTCTGA
- the inpp5ka gene encoding inositol polyphosphate 5-phosphatase Ka isoform X1, translating to MEVQSLSGFFCSASDNWAHLSVSQRLLGLRSCYRLHMVTWNVATADPPDDVTSLLHLNSPKSPDLYVIGLQEVYSGPLRFVSDVVFDDPWSHLFMSTLAPRKYVKLSSIRMQGLLLLFFSKLEHVPFIRDIQATYTRTGIFGYWGNKGGVSIRLSFYGHMLCFLNCHLAAHMKYATERVDEFEYIMDTQTFDCKKAPQIIDHRLVFWFGDLNFRIQDHGMHFVRSCINNQTYNLLWSKDQLIMMKKKEQLLQDFEEGPLDFQPTYKFDLNSDTYDSSGKKRKPAWTDRILWRLRPKASASDEQDESTVDAKKVKQLEEDEEYPLKIRQDLYTSNMQYGISDHKPVIGVFTLELRKMCETPLVRLQAEGDWSADIDAMVLYSPLQPFPSSTWDWIGLFKVGFTSITDYITYTWVKDDEVAFNEEIIQVYVSKEEIPVQGGECVLCYYSSILRCIIGISEPFKVHESKVAIEEGLLPERINGLDKTVASEDLWN from the exons ATGGAG gttcaaagtctcagtggatttttttgtagCGCGTCAGACAATTGGgcccatctttctgtctctcagcgacTCCTAGGACTGCGAAGTTGCTACAG GCTACACATGGTGACGTGGAATGTGGCCACAGCTGATCCTCCAGATGATGTAACCTCGCTTCTCCATCTAAACTCCCCAAAGAGCCCAGACCTCTACGTCATTGG TCTGCAGGAGGTGTACTCAGGGCCACTGAGATTCGTGTCAGACGTAGTATTCGATGACCCATGGAGCCACCTGTTTATGTCGACCTTAGCACCACGGAAATATGTCAAG CTATCGTCCATCAGAATGCAgggtctgctgctgctcttcttttccAAACTTGAGCATGTCCCCTTCATCAGAGACATCCAGGCCACTTACACGCGTACAGGCATTTTTGGTTATTgg gGGAACAAAGGTGGTGTTTCCATCCGTCTGTCTTTCTATGGTCACATGCTCTGTTTCCTCAACTGCCACTTGGCTGCTCATATGAAATATGCCACTGAGAGAGTGGATGAGTTTGAGTACATCATGGACACACAGACGTTCGATTGTAAAAAGGCTCCACAAATCATTGACCACAG GCTGGTCTTCTGGTTTGGAGATCTCAACTTCAGAATTCAGGACCATGGCATGCACTTTGTCCGCTCCTGTATCAACAATCAAACCTACAACCTTCTGTGGAGCAAAGACCAG TTGATcatgatgaagaagaaggaaCAGTTGCTTCAGGACTTTGAGGAAGGGCCTCTGGACTTCCAGCCCACTTACAAATTTGACTTAAACTCTGATACTTACGACAGCAG TGGAAAGAAGCGTAAACCTGCCTGGACGGACAGGATTCTGTGGCGGCTCAGACCCAAGGCCTCAGCCTCTGATGAGCAAGATGAAAGCACAGTGGATGCGAAAAAAGTCAAGCAGctggaagaggatgaggagtaCCCTCTGAAGATCAGGCAGGACCTGTACACCAGCAACATGCAGTATGGCATCAGCGACCACAAGCCTGTCATCGGTGTCTTCACATTGGAG CTAAGGAAGATGTGCGAGACTCCCCTGGTGCGTCTGCAGGCGGAAGGCGACTGGAGCGCAGACATTGACGCCATGGTTCTCTACAGCCCTCTGCAGCCGTTCCCCTCCAGTACATGGGACTGGATAGGGCTCTTTAAG GTTGGATTCACGAGCATAACGGATTACATCACCTACACATGGGTCAAAGACGACGAGGTGGCCTTCAATGAAGAAATCATACAG GTGTATGTTAGTAAAGAGGAAATCCCCGTGCAGGGAGGAGAGTGTGTGCTGTGCTACTACAGCAGTATTCTGCGGTGCATCATTGGCATCAGTGAACCATTCAAG GTCCACGAATCCAAGGTAGCCATAGAGGAAGGCTTGTTGCCCGAGAGGATTAATGGACTTGACAAAACCGTAGCGAGTGAAGATCTTTGGAACTGA
- the inpp5ka gene encoding inositol polyphosphate 5-phosphatase Ka isoform X3 — MVTWNVATADPPDDVTSLLHLNSPKSPDLYVIGLQEVYSGPLRFVSDVVFDDPWSHLFMSTLAPRKYVKLSSIRMQGLLLLFFSKLEHVPFIRDIQATYTRTGIFGYWGNKGGVSIRLSFYGHMLCFLNCHLAAHMKYATERVDEFEYIMDTQTFDCKKAPQIIDHRLVFWFGDLNFRIQDHGMHFVRSCINNQTYNLLWSKDQLIMMKKKEQLLQDFEEGPLDFQPTYKFDLNSDTYDSSGKKRKPAWTDRILWRLRPKASASDEQDESTVDAKKVKQLEEDEEYPLKIRQDLYTSNMQYGISDHKPVIGVFTLELRKMCETPLVRLQAEGDWSADIDAMVLYSPLQPFPSSTWDWIGLFKVGFTSITDYITYTWVKDDEVAFNEEIIQVYVSKEEIPVQGGECVLCYYSSILRCIIGISEPFKVHESKVAIEEGLLPERINGLDKTVASEDLWN, encoded by the exons ATGGTGACGTGGAATGTGGCCACAGCTGATCCTCCAGATGATGTAACCTCGCTTCTCCATCTAAACTCCCCAAAGAGCCCAGACCTCTACGTCATTGG TCTGCAGGAGGTGTACTCAGGGCCACTGAGATTCGTGTCAGACGTAGTATTCGATGACCCATGGAGCCACCTGTTTATGTCGACCTTAGCACCACGGAAATATGTCAAG CTATCGTCCATCAGAATGCAgggtctgctgctgctcttcttttccAAACTTGAGCATGTCCCCTTCATCAGAGACATCCAGGCCACTTACACGCGTACAGGCATTTTTGGTTATTgg gGGAACAAAGGTGGTGTTTCCATCCGTCTGTCTTTCTATGGTCACATGCTCTGTTTCCTCAACTGCCACTTGGCTGCTCATATGAAATATGCCACTGAGAGAGTGGATGAGTTTGAGTACATCATGGACACACAGACGTTCGATTGTAAAAAGGCTCCACAAATCATTGACCACAG GCTGGTCTTCTGGTTTGGAGATCTCAACTTCAGAATTCAGGACCATGGCATGCACTTTGTCCGCTCCTGTATCAACAATCAAACCTACAACCTTCTGTGGAGCAAAGACCAG TTGATcatgatgaagaagaaggaaCAGTTGCTTCAGGACTTTGAGGAAGGGCCTCTGGACTTCCAGCCCACTTACAAATTTGACTTAAACTCTGATACTTACGACAGCAG TGGAAAGAAGCGTAAACCTGCCTGGACGGACAGGATTCTGTGGCGGCTCAGACCCAAGGCCTCAGCCTCTGATGAGCAAGATGAAAGCACAGTGGATGCGAAAAAAGTCAAGCAGctggaagaggatgaggagtaCCCTCTGAAGATCAGGCAGGACCTGTACACCAGCAACATGCAGTATGGCATCAGCGACCACAAGCCTGTCATCGGTGTCTTCACATTGGAG CTAAGGAAGATGTGCGAGACTCCCCTGGTGCGTCTGCAGGCGGAAGGCGACTGGAGCGCAGACATTGACGCCATGGTTCTCTACAGCCCTCTGCAGCCGTTCCCCTCCAGTACATGGGACTGGATAGGGCTCTTTAAG GTTGGATTCACGAGCATAACGGATTACATCACCTACACATGGGTCAAAGACGACGAGGTGGCCTTCAATGAAGAAATCATACAG GTGTATGTTAGTAAAGAGGAAATCCCCGTGCAGGGAGGAGAGTGTGTGCTGTGCTACTACAGCAGTATTCTGCGGTGCATCATTGGCATCAGTGAACCATTCAAG GTCCACGAATCCAAGGTAGCCATAGAGGAAGGCTTGTTGCCCGAGAGGATTAATGGACTTGACAAAACCGTAGCGAGTGAAGATCTTTGGAACTGA
- the LOC121187654 gene encoding phosphatidylinositol transfer protein alpha isoform-like, with protein MLIKEFRIVLPISVEEYQVGQLYAVAEASKSETGGGEGVEVLVNEPYEKDGEKGQYTHKIYHLHSKVPGAIRLLAPKGSLEVHEKAWNAYPYCRTILTNAWMKDKFMIKIETWHKPDMGDQDNVHGLDKSSWEATEVVDIDIADRSCISTKDYKPEYDPAIFKSEKTGRGPLGPDWKKELANNPNCPHMCAYKLVTIEFKWLGLQGKMENFIHRVEKRLFTHFHRQLFCWIDRWIDLTMDDIRRMEEETKKELDDMRKNEEVKGMSADEN; from the exons TACCAAGTGGGTCAGCTGTATGCAGTAGCAGAAGCCAGTAAGAGTGAGACGGGTGGAGGAGAAGGTGTGGAGGTGCTGGTCAACGAGCCCTATgaaaaggatggagagaagggACAGTACACCCACAAGATCTACCACCTGCACAG cAAAGTGCCAGGTGCCATCCGTCTGCTTGCTCCAAAGGGTTCCCTGGAGGTTCACGAAAAGGCCTGGAACGCATATCCTTACTGTCGAACCA TCCTTACA AATGCCTGGATGAAAGACAAGTTCATGATTAAGATTGAGACGTGGCACAAGCCTGATATGGGGGATCAGGACAAT GTCCATGGACTAGACAAAAGCTCATGGGAAGCAACTGAGGTTGTTGACATTGACATTGCTGACAGAAGTTGCATAAGTACAAAG GACTACAAACCAGAATATGATCCAGCCATCTTTAAGTCAGAGAAGACAGGTAGAGGGCCTCTGGGACCTGACTGGAAG aaaGAACTTGCTAACAACCCCAACTGTCCCCACATGTGTGCCTATAAGCTAGTCACTATTGAATTCAAGTGGCTGGGACTACAAGGCAAGATGGAAAACTTCATTCACAGG GTGGAGAAGCGTTTGTTCACCCACTTCCACAGACAGCTGTTCTGCTGGATCGACAGATGGATCGATCTGACGATGGATGACATTCGACGTAtggaggaagagacaaagaAGGAACTAGATGAC ATGAGGAAGAATGAAGAAGTTAAAGGCATGTCAGCCGATGAAAACTGA
- the inpp5ka gene encoding inositol polyphosphate 5-phosphatase Ka isoform X2 codes for MMEENEEQADLSLKRRDSGGDSFRLHMVTWNVATADPPDDVTSLLHLNSPKSPDLYVIGLQEVYSGPLRFVSDVVFDDPWSHLFMSTLAPRKYVKLSSIRMQGLLLLFFSKLEHVPFIRDIQATYTRTGIFGYWGNKGGVSIRLSFYGHMLCFLNCHLAAHMKYATERVDEFEYIMDTQTFDCKKAPQIIDHRLVFWFGDLNFRIQDHGMHFVRSCINNQTYNLLWSKDQLIMMKKKEQLLQDFEEGPLDFQPTYKFDLNSDTYDSSGKKRKPAWTDRILWRLRPKASASDEQDESTVDAKKVKQLEEDEEYPLKIRQDLYTSNMQYGISDHKPVIGVFTLELRKMCETPLVRLQAEGDWSADIDAMVLYSPLQPFPSSTWDWIGLFKVGFTSITDYITYTWVKDDEVAFNEEIIQVYVSKEEIPVQGGECVLCYYSSILRCIIGISEPFKVHESKVAIEEGLLPERINGLDKTVASEDLWN; via the exons ATGATGGAGGAGAATGAGGAGCAGGCAGACCTCAGTTTGAAGAGGAGAGACTCCGGCGGAGACAGCTTCAG GCTACACATGGTGACGTGGAATGTGGCCACAGCTGATCCTCCAGATGATGTAACCTCGCTTCTCCATCTAAACTCCCCAAAGAGCCCAGACCTCTACGTCATTGG TCTGCAGGAGGTGTACTCAGGGCCACTGAGATTCGTGTCAGACGTAGTATTCGATGACCCATGGAGCCACCTGTTTATGTCGACCTTAGCACCACGGAAATATGTCAAG CTATCGTCCATCAGAATGCAgggtctgctgctgctcttcttttccAAACTTGAGCATGTCCCCTTCATCAGAGACATCCAGGCCACTTACACGCGTACAGGCATTTTTGGTTATTgg gGGAACAAAGGTGGTGTTTCCATCCGTCTGTCTTTCTATGGTCACATGCTCTGTTTCCTCAACTGCCACTTGGCTGCTCATATGAAATATGCCACTGAGAGAGTGGATGAGTTTGAGTACATCATGGACACACAGACGTTCGATTGTAAAAAGGCTCCACAAATCATTGACCACAG GCTGGTCTTCTGGTTTGGAGATCTCAACTTCAGAATTCAGGACCATGGCATGCACTTTGTCCGCTCCTGTATCAACAATCAAACCTACAACCTTCTGTGGAGCAAAGACCAG TTGATcatgatgaagaagaaggaaCAGTTGCTTCAGGACTTTGAGGAAGGGCCTCTGGACTTCCAGCCCACTTACAAATTTGACTTAAACTCTGATACTTACGACAGCAG TGGAAAGAAGCGTAAACCTGCCTGGACGGACAGGATTCTGTGGCGGCTCAGACCCAAGGCCTCAGCCTCTGATGAGCAAGATGAAAGCACAGTGGATGCGAAAAAAGTCAAGCAGctggaagaggatgaggagtaCCCTCTGAAGATCAGGCAGGACCTGTACACCAGCAACATGCAGTATGGCATCAGCGACCACAAGCCTGTCATCGGTGTCTTCACATTGGAG CTAAGGAAGATGTGCGAGACTCCCCTGGTGCGTCTGCAGGCGGAAGGCGACTGGAGCGCAGACATTGACGCCATGGTTCTCTACAGCCCTCTGCAGCCGTTCCCCTCCAGTACATGGGACTGGATAGGGCTCTTTAAG GTTGGATTCACGAGCATAACGGATTACATCACCTACACATGGGTCAAAGACGACGAGGTGGCCTTCAATGAAGAAATCATACAG GTGTATGTTAGTAAAGAGGAAATCCCCGTGCAGGGAGGAGAGTGTGTGCTGTGCTACTACAGCAGTATTCTGCGGTGCATCATTGGCATCAGTGAACCATTCAAG GTCCACGAATCCAAGGTAGCCATAGAGGAAGGCTTGTTGCCCGAGAGGATTAATGGACTTGACAAAACCGTAGCGAGTGAAGATCTTTGGAACTGA